The genomic interval CGACGTCCGTCAGGGCCCGAAATCGGTTCTGGCCGGTGCCGTAGCTCTTCGTCAGGCCCCGGACTTCGATGAGCGCGGTCCTCTCGGTCATGCCTATTCCTCCCGGTGCATGGCGTGCCCGTCGCGGGTGCTGTTCCACAGCCGCATCAACATTTGGTCGTCCAGGCCTTCCTCGTCCTCGTCCGTCGTCGGCTCCCGGGCCTCGCGCACCTCGGCGTACAGGCCTTCCATCTGCTCGTCGAGCCGCTCGGACGCCTTCGCTGCCGCGGTCAGGCGTTCAACGAGGCGTGGCGGGACCTCGCCCTCGTACTTGTAGTGAATCTTGTGCTCCAAGCTTGCCCAGAAGTCCATCGCGATGGTGCGGACCTGCACTTCGACCGGTACATGTACCGGCCCAGTCGACAGGAAAACGGGGATCTCGACCAGCGCGTGCAGGCTCTTGTAGCCATTGGGCTTGGGTGCCTTGATGTAGTCCTTGACCGAGAGCACTCGAACGTCGGCCTGCGCGGTGAGGGCGTCGAGGACGCGGTAGGTGTCAGCGATGAAACTGCACGTGATCCTCACGCCGGCGATGTCTTTGACACCTTCCCGGATACTCGCTGGGGTCGGGTCGACGCCGAGCCGGATCGCCTTGTGCAGCGTGCTCGCCGGAGTCTTCACCCGCGAGTTCACGTGCTCGATGGG from Leucobacter allii carries:
- a CDS encoding GTP pyrophosphokinase, with protein sequence MNAEAGAGPVANEATPMPDGPELPGADMVAAARQLRREFELIQMESEFAVEEVLTKISILRQEFVRLRRYNPIEHVNSRVKTPASTLHKAIRLGVDPTPASIREGVKDIAGVRITCSFIADTYRVLDALTAQADVRVLSVKDYIKAPKPNGYKSLHALVEIPVFLSTGPVHVPVEVQVRTIAMDFWASLEHKIHYKYEGEVPPRLVERLTAAAKASERLDEQMEGLYAEVREAREPTTDEDEEGLDDQMLMRLWNSTRDGHAMHREE